The Belonocnema kinseyi isolate 2016_QV_RU_SX_M_011 chromosome 1, B_treatae_v1, whole genome shotgun sequence genomic interval AGGCGGTATAAATGGAGGGTGTAGATTTCTAGATTATTCTATAATTCTcgtgttgtttatttaaataacgcgttcattccgcaacactgctctgacccaggtcgCTGCCTAATCTCTCTAGCAAGCAACCCAGGCGAAGAGCATCACTAAGTCATTATGTAAAGATGTCCactcgggcccattagtatcctaggtctttcgtttcaggcgtcattcactccactgacacttTTAATCATGCATCTCTTATCAACTATTTATTGCCAAATTTTTCTGCCCTGGCATACCGGGTAAACTTCCTTCACATCCCTACATTTCCTTATGCAAACTCTTGTATTTCTATGACTTCTTATTTCTCTTCCAATTACGGTCTCATGCTAATAATTCTTTTTGCAGCCTGCATCTGGGCACACTGTAATTTACTTTACCTCGATATACTTGTTTCGTCAGTCGTTTACCTTTCATTCTGTCAACATGCCCAAACTATCTTAACAGATCTTTATTAGCATTTTACCGCATACATTGCGCAAGAACTGCATGTCAAAcgcgttaattttactattaTCCTTTTCTTGGTATGTTCAGGTCTTGCTACCATACAACACAGTATGTGCAAATATAGGATTATATATCgccattttatcttttttaaccttcttttaatTCTGGCCATAGATCCTACTCTGCCGATAACCCTACCCTTGTTTATACGTTTGCCTCTCCTTAAATCTCTATCTATCTTTTAGTAAATACCgagaatagaattaaaatatcaaaatttttaaataaaagaagcaaTGAACAGATtgactacaaaaaatataaagttatgaAGAAATTTATTAAGCTTTTCCTCACTCTTTCTTCTGCCCCGGCAATTCCACTAGAAATCGGTTTAAGCGTTCTCCACATATCACCTGTAGAAATATCACTTTGATGCTTAGCTTTAGGTGCTTTTGTcgtgaaattccttgaatctaGAGGAATGGTTGTAGCTCCAAGGGTTcgtcttttatcaaaaattttcctttCAGGAACACTTTGATCAGCAACCTTGTCCGACGGTCTACCAAAAAATTGACTTAATTGTAAGAGCTTATTTTTGTGTGACTCCTGGGAACCAGAAGCACCACTGcctccttccttcttttttccatCCTTCTTTGAAGATTCGCTTTTATCCTTCTTTTCCTTCGCATTCTCCTTCTTTTCAGTTGCAATCAATGGCTTTTCCTCTAAGATTGCATACAAGGTGACTACGATGAATTTAGATCCACTGAGCTCTTCTTCCACAACCTTGGACTTGCCGAACTTAGACTTAGTTTCTTTTCGAAGATGAAATACGAAATCCTCGTTCCATTGAGGCCAGGATTCATTTTTTGATGTCGTTTCGAATTTCTCTTTGCCGGGTATCAGTTTCACCTgttgaaatgcaatttttatttattacgaggcacttaaaatttaaaaagtgtggcACCCACAGACCAGACTCATCACTGCAAATATTATTCCAGATTTGGTCACTTtggcattaaaaataaatctaaaattagtGAAAGTTAATTGATCACATTATTTGGAGCCTTGATTTAAGTTACAGAAAATATGTGAAACTTCATCACGTTAATAAAGACAGCAAAGAAAAATGGAGAAATGAATAAAGATGAGATTCACCCGTATTCATCTATGATTGAATTCATCCTATAGAAATATTGCATAAATCAAAAATATGTAGCTCAATATTCAGTTCCTTACTTTTTATACGCAAATATGAAATATACATTTGTTATCTTATGACCTGGATATGCGATACATACCTTTACTACGTAACTGTTGACTCttgtaaaaccaaaattttgcGGTAAGTGCCTAGCGCCGAGAACTGTCACAAGTAATGTTTTGTCATTTGGCGAATGGACTATTTTTATGCCAATTTCCGGCTCCAGAGTAGCCGTGTGGTCTAACGGCGCAGATATGTTTTTGATACTGCTATCGAGGAAACTCTTAATTCTTGCTATTGCCATTATAGGAGGTTTCCGTAATTTCTCTCTAGACGCTATCGCCGAAAAGATTCAATCGGTTCACAAATACTCTTCATCAACGAGAATAACAGATTCTGCAAAAACAGAGATACAATTTTGATGATACATAATTAGGCGTTTATTAAAGCGCTCTTTCCAACATAGGAAactatataggattctatatagctTCCTTATAATACATACTTGATTTaacaagttaataaaaatttgtaaagcttaataatattaataaaagcaTTTTAGAGTTACCACGAACTTTTGAGACCAGCACAAAAAAACGAACTCTTAGAGAACGGCAGCAATGTCTCTGttcatttaattttagaaaaaaatttttaagacacattaactttaaacattcaaattgcaTAACAAAATTGCTAAAGAAGGCTTAACAAGAAGTATGTTTCCAAAAAtcggttttttcaaaaacatactcAAGAAAGACAAATCGTgtaacataattttataaaaggagataaaatgagaaaaagagtGTTTGTAAATAAGTATGCAATGGACTTATTAGACAGTTTtataattaaggaaaaaagagAGCGACAAAAGCGACAAACAAACAATCTCACTCTCTTTTTACATTCTCTGAATcgggaaaaaaggtttttacgaatgaggCTGTGTGTACGCATGTATGTGTTTTCGTGTGAACacgatcttttgaaaaaattaatcgattagATTGGCACCATTTTTTAGTGTCTGAAACTAAAGTATAAGTAgattccgtttccggcatgaaagtgtgaGGTAGTGGGAAtttttgatgctgagtttttcggATATTTGCGGTATGAGTGAttgattgagggattgtgagatcgACAATGGgataaagatatttttgaagatGGATACAGATTTGTGTagaagttgaggttaggttgttTTCAGATtagtgacagggtgggaggactgggtTGATCGGGTTGTTAGTAGCAGGGTGGGGTAGAGACGGAGAAAGGCAAGACAGGTACTAGAACTAGAACGCGACAATaaatagaggcagggaagatagaaggcgggagcATTTGAATTGGATTCGTGGCTAGCGGAGCAAGTAACATCGAGGAAAAAACGGATTTAATGCAGAAACTTTCTAGTAAACCGAAAAGGGAGAAAATGAAACGAAGGcaaggcagtgatcccagatctgaaacgagacgtggtctaatgctatgacacgtctatgtccgtgtgaatttggtaggagacgatataaatgcctgggttgcgcgcgcaacccatttctcctcttctgaatttgaaaactcNNNNNNNNNNNNNNNNNNNNNNNNNNNNNNNNNNNNNNNNNNNNNNNNNNNNNNNNNNNNNNNNNNNNNNNNNNNNNNNNNNNNNNNNNNNNNNNNNNNNggagctcttcttaatattttgacaccaaaatcatgtcgatacaccttaccgactgcgagtaaagccacccacgctttaacttgacagactgtatatttaaaattaaaagttacaaaTCAAACTTATAGATCGAGAACGATAAGAACCGAAATAAACACACTTTAAATGCGAGACTCCAACACACTACTCTCTGGAGATGCTACTCCGTTGGAGGCTTGCTAAATACTGACACTATCGCCGAAAATTGTCAGCCCATCGGGGGACAGGCATTTTCCTCCTTTTACGACCGCTGGGCGCATCTTGAGAGGAACGTCTAATCCTTTTAATTACCTGACGCACGTGCGGACAGTATACGGCGCTCTGGGTTTTTCCCAACAGATGCTTTTTATAACTATACTGCTTCTGCAGTTTTATTATTATTCCCAAAACGCTGTGTGTCTCACGTACACACACTAAAACTCTTATTCTAAATTGTGTACGCATCCAAAAACTTATAAAATCTGCTGCCTCTATTCGACAGTGTAATTGTgtccgagcgtgaagcgcgaaaTTCAACCGTCGCgtgccctaggtgcgctcaaatttgcgagccgcgcgcgtatcGCGCGATGAAAATATatccgcgaagcgggcagatttttaaattgaaatttcttatgATTGCAATTgactattagatttttttatatcaagcaaatatattcatttttgattatttttttctaatgaaaaaatcaCAGTGCACTTGGCTGCAACTGAGTTCGAGGATAGTGAAGTTAAAAAACAGACTTTGCCCAGCAGTGTCTTAAAATTGACATACTgttcttatcagatcacttgattgcattacaaa includes:
- the LOC117173758 gene encoding uncharacterized protein LOC117173758; translated protein: MAIARIKSFLDSSIKNISAPLDHTATLEPEIGIKIVHSPNDKTLLVTVLGARHLPQNFGFTRVNSYVVKVKLIPGKEKFETTSKNESWPQWNEDFVFHLRKETKSKFGKSKVVEEELSGSKFIVVTLYAILEEKPLIATEKKENAKEKKDKSESSKKDGKKKEGGSGASGSQESHKNKLLQLSQFFGRPSDKVADQSVPERKIFDKRRTLGATTIPLDSRNFTTKAPKAKHQSDISTGDMWRTLKPISSGIAGAEERRENKKGQVELSLCQQKSHQKDAGGGPLVLTLLRLRCSMQSMHEHETLKGQMYIKMSVIEGGRVTHFWKSDRFAPCISMKFAPEMAKVVVDNPYEGALKDVSFVIKFVSKNKIGKKSTVGHFAIGPEVGGAYSEQWKQALAKPGQQIIKWQAFE